The DNA region TTGGGACCTCAGTAAACTTGTTATTGCAGGAAATTTCGTCACTCTTATCATCAATGAAAGGTATTAGTGAAAGTTGATTTATATCAAAGACCAACAAGACATCCAAAcaatgtgaatatatatattttttttttcaagttgtGGACAAGGGGATTGGTGTCCTTGCAATTGTGAAAGACCCCAATGGAGTCTTGCTCGACTGCCCGAACATCTACTCGGGCAGGCGGACTCCATGTGCACTTGCTCGGGCAGCCGAACACCTATTCGGATAAGTGGACTCCATTGGAGGCTTCTCACAATTACAGGGAATTCCTTGTAATCCGAAATTCACTATGGATTTTCGATTTAAAAGTGTTGAATTTCTTTTCCCTATTTAACTGGCCACTTGGATCTGATTGGCTTGATTTTGGAAAGTAGAAATTGATGAACCTATCACCAACATGTATAACAATTATACATggtagtaaaaacaaaaaaggttggATTCCTCATTTAGTAAAGCAACATCTTTCTGCATAATTGTGCTGTTTGGACCATTGGGTCATGTAGATAAACATTTCCTTTCCCAACCCGACAATACCATTTACTTTGTCCTCCAAAAGTACCTGGTTATTTCCACTTGGAAGAATTCCTAAagttggaataaaaaaaaaaaaatgtaaaaaaagaaagaaagaggaagtaaataaagaaataaggAATAATTATGTAGCAAGTATCcttgattttaaattttaattccaTTAACATggtttcaaaaataataaaaactcatGTAAAGTGTATTTGAGAAAAATCACTAAGAATTTTTCATTGTTCACACAAGCATAATAAACTCAAAACtcttttaaaaacttaaaaaatgaaatgaaattatttaattaatattgttaatttgggTAAACAGTTTAGGGTTCTTGGAATTTAACAGCCAACTTTGTGAATCGTGTGCAGACAAAAGGAATGGGAGAGAATCGAATATAATGAGTCATTGATACCTTCCCTTGCACGCCAGGTTTTGTTCCATTCTGATCATCCACTCATTCATATTCATCTCTCCCCCACATGCCTGACAGCCTTTGCCCTTCTTGATAGCTCATAGGTCATAGCCCATAGGCCATGGCAGACCCAAAATATCTCAGTCATCTAGGAAAGGTGATTGGGGAACATTTGTATTTGGGTCAATTTCCAATCATTTTGCCCCCTTGTTTGGCAACATTTTTTCACGGGTGAAACATGAGGGTTTTCTTCACCCATGGTTGCTTGCCTTCACCAATCATTGTTTTGCCTATCTTGTTCTTTTATCATCTCTCTCTAAATATAATGGGAAAGAGATCGAGGTGGACTTTATCAACCAAACAGAACACCTCCAACAATGGTGGCTAGTTTAGCTattgaaaaagtacaattcacTATTTTAGCTATTATTTTTTCTGTACAATtctttgtaagaaaaaaaacgCTATTTTACAATGATTGTTGGAGCAAGAAAATATgacataataattaaatttaacttaaaagctaaTTTACAATGactgctagagatgctcttagAGTTTTAAAGACGGACCAAAATCTCTTGCAATTGTTTGTTTCAATTGCTCAATGTTCATTGTATTCAATaagattttaaatattttttttttaactacttttttctatttcttcatttctcttcttttcttttttcttgctaATGCaagaaaagataataaataataagaataataaaaagaggaaaaaagctACTTCTATTCAATTTGCTGCAATGGGGCCGTCTTTTGCTTTTTGGAATAATTATTTGTTGATTATGAATCTTAATCCACAAGTAAGAATTATCAAGCAACCTTTTCAAACGCATGAGAATTCTTTTGCCACCACGTAACAAAGTAAACCCTTTGAAGAAATTCCAAAACGCCGTTTGCATGATTGTGTACGAGATTCTAATCTCCGAAATAACACGTGACAGGGGACATTGGAAGGGGAGTGGGCAACCCAACAAGACCCTAAATCAAACATTACAAtgcaagtaaaaaaaaacaagaagacgACTGCGACAGCATAGAATTGATAATAACTAAATCGAAGCCGTCAAAGAAAAACGCTACTGCAATGTCTGATAAGCGAGGTAGCAATGACTATGGAGGTAGTTTAGTGGACGGACTGTCTGAAAAAACGACTGCGACATAATAGAATTGATAATAAGAAACACAAGTAAGCTAGACTCCGTTTGTTTcgccgtaaaatgatttacagaaaatattttacgtatttttaggtgtttggcgtgatgtaaaataatagtcaacggaaaatattttctcgaccgaaaattcttttttaatttttgaaactataaaccatttttcgactttgAGCATCCCATTCTAAAATCAACGGACCATGCCAAGACACGCCCAGGACCCGTAAGGACTTGACCGAAACCCGCTTGGGACTTGACCAAGAACCGCTTGGGACCCTACCGGGAactgcccgggacccgcccggaaCTTGATTGGGACTTGCCCCNNNNNNNNNNNNNNNNNNNNNNNNNNNNNNNNNNNNNNNNNNNNNNNNNNNNNNNNNNNNNNNNNNNNNNNNNNNNNNNNNNNNNNNNNNNNNNNNNNNNTGGTTTGGGCAGGTCCAGGGCTCCCAATCAAGTCCTAGGCAGGTTCGGTCAAATATGGGGCAGGTCCCTAGCGGGTTCGGCCGGGTCGTTATTAGGTCCGATCGAGTCCCGGGCAGCTCCCTATGAGGTTCCGGgcaagtgtatatatatatatatattttaaattattgtatattagtattttcatgttgtgaatataaaaaatatttgtgattttccatGCATGCGCCAAAcgtcggaaaatgttttcatcgtaaaatattttcctgtaaaatgacttccttttaaatattttacaacgaaaaatattttactccGAAATAAACAGAGCCTATGTCCAATAAGCGAGGTAGCATTGGCTATTTGAATTGATACCCTTAGCTTATTCCTTTGTTGGTATGCACCAACCCTTTTTGTTCTATTCAACTTTGTTTTTGGGGGATAGCATTGGGTATTGGATACCCTTTACGTAGATGACATTAAACATATATATTGCCGCCCACATGATTGTTGAGCAGCGATAAAAACACCAGCTATGCAAAAGGGGGAAAATGAGCGTTTCTTTAATAAGAGTTTTAATTCCTAACGAAGCCCCCCAACCAACAAACACCAACTTCCATTTTTCAGAGGGTTTTGGTGATCCTTCTTCAACCATCCTCACCACCCATTTGGAAAAGACAAGCCAACCACTAACTGCAACCCCATCCACAGTCCTAGGATTCGGTTGTGTGCAATAAGTTGGCTCTCACATGCCCaagcttaattattttgatttcttaatgCTTTCCTAACTTTAATAATTATCAATCAAACCCATTGTAATTAGTGATCTATATGCAATGCTGTCTCGAGCTAAGCTGGCCCGTCGGCTTTGTGCGGTTTACGAATTATGACGAAGTCGATAacaagttgtttttttttgttttaattattagCAATTATATAATAACTGTCCGCTAAATAAGGTTACTCGTGTTCCGATCCACAAAAGTCTGGTACAAACAACATGGGTGTGAATGTAACAAACTATACCCACTGCTGAACTGCATGTGAACCATGATTATTCATTATTCATTGGTGGGTGAGGTAGCTAACATGCCTACACACACTCACAAGTACTAAATCCAAACCAAagttaaattaaatttaaaaaaaaaaagaaaaagaaaagaaaaggtggaGGTGCAATTATTGTAATCACGCAGCGCGTGACACCGGATCACTTCTCCACCACCCCCACCCGTAACGGAGTTGGCTTCGCGTGTCCATGAATTAACCACTGCATAAAAGCCTCGGATTGAAACAGAATCTGTTGAAAACCAAAGCGAAGAACTGGATATTATTTACGAAGCTGCCATTTCGTTCCCAATTTCTCATGcgcttttctctctttctctctctctcacacacacccCCGCTGAGTAGCAGAAGAAGCTCATTTCAGAAGAAAAGCGATCAATGTCggttctttaatttctttccttcttttttttctttatgaccttttattttatttttttattttttatttatttatatatttatatatagtttgcGATGGATTGATTCCATTGGCGTGCTTTCTCTCACGTTCCCGAAAATTCGGGAACCGAAATcctgggaaaaagaaaaggaaattaagaaaaaaacgtGAATTTTCTTGGTGTGGAGTGAGCTGTTGGAGATCGGTAACACGTAATGAGGTATTTTTTTGGTGGTTATCTTATGTTCTGCTTGGTTGCTGAGAAGATGAGGGGCGAGGAGAGGAAATGAAATGCAAATTTGGTTTCCGTGGGAGGAGTTTAGCTCGTGTAAGCAGGAATTGCTTTGTAGTAGGCTCGGATGGAAGCGCATTTTACGTTTTCTTGGATCATTGATGATAGGGAAAGATTAAATCgtattattgttaattttttttttggtcctttgcTTCATTTTCTGAGAAGCCAAACGAGCACGTGATTTAGGTTGTAGTGATTGCGGGAAATTCAGGATAATTTTGTTGCAAATTGGCGAAAAATATTACGACCGTGGTGTTTTACgcatttgtatttttctttcttttataatgttttcaataattttctccTCCATTTTGTTCTGATTGTTTTGATGGAAGTATTTGGATAGTTTATTAGAAGATAAATTTTGTTTGGAACTATTTAGCATTGACAAGTATGGTTGGAGAACTGTAtgattggaaaaataaaataaaattgagccTTTGGCTAATTTTGGAAACATAATGTATTGTCTAATTTTGCTTGAACAGTTGCATTGATCTTAAAAACCgttgtttatttattcattcatctattttttcttaaatttagctTGTACACTTAAAGCGTTTGAATTTACTTTGGGGCAATTCTGTTTGTTGTTTCTGCAGTTGTAGGAATCATTGCAAGACCAGGAACTAATCGGCTTTTGTTGGTTGCTTGATTTTCTCGTTGAATGAATCTGCAAGCGAGAATTTTGTAGGAAGCTCAGGTTTGCATCTActcatttgttttctttgtatgCTTCGGTGCATTTGAAAATTAAGTATTCATTTTATTATACCGTGTTTGTTGTGGCACAGATTTCTTGCACGAGAGTTTAGTGGCTCAAAATGAGTTGGAACCCACATATGGAAGTTCATTATGTGAACACCAGCTATCCTTACAATACAGCTGGAAGCTTTATGGAGTACTTTGAAGGTCTTACGTATGAACATGTGAATTTCATCTTTTCTGGTGCTTCACATGGTCAGGTACTTTATGTTTATTgtcataaattttgaaatatagggaaattatattatgatttttctgTATGCTTTCAGCAACAATTTGGTAAAAAGATTCGTAATTGTTCTCTTAATTGATAGAGATTGTTCCCTTGCTACAATACTCTGTTTCCTAGATATGGATTTGTGAGGAAGCAGTACTTCTTTGCTTATATGGATCTTAGAATTTCATAAGTAATTCatccacaaaaagaaaaaaaaaaaaaaaattctattaaaaaaaaaaaaattctattaagTTCTGATTTATACTTGATTTGTACTTTTAATTTGTCTACTACCAATACTTTGTGGGTTTGAACTTTTAAGTGTTTGGTTACATAATATCAAACGTatttaaagttaattttttttttttttttttttaaattttaaattttttttgtaacagaAGATAGCTGCAAAAATTATATTAAGATTTTCATGTAAGAACAAGGTTTCCTTCCTATATGTGCAGGAAAGTGTGTACCCACCCATGAATACAAATTTTTACAAGTTTGGATTTTCTGAGCCTGGGAGCACTTCGTATTATGATCATAGTCATGCTTATGTGGTGAATGATCATGAACCAAGAATTGATGAATATAGAAGGCCGTTTGAGAACTCTTCAACGATGATTAATGAACAGACTGCTGCATTACATACAGAATGGGAAGGAAATGCAAGCACTACTACACATGACAACCATATAGAATGTAAGTTCTAAATCCATTGGAACATGGAAGATATTGATTAAGTGTGTTAATCATTGTAAAGTCTGTTCTTAATATTGCAGTTAAGAGGATTTTTCATTACATGATTTCATGTATGTTTGTCAAATTTATACGTGTAGGCTTTTGTTAATCTCTTTTTTACACTGTTTTAGAGCTAACTGTTGGGAATGTTTATCAAATTCATGCAGGTAGGCCTTTGGCAATCTCCTTTTCCCTGTCTGAGGCTAACTATTTGCTATAGTGGTCCCTAATGTAGATATCGATTTGTAAAGCTTGTAGTATCATGTACTTTTGCAATAAACGAGTTGCTGTATGCATAAATGTTGACTGAAATATGTAGAACATGGACATTATGAGTTGACATTTGTAACTATGCCAAGTTGTCACAGTACCATATAGTAGTTGGGTTTTTTGGTACAACTGTCAAGGATACTAGATGCATTAGATTTTGGAGGAGCTATTGTAGCTGACCAGCTCTTTTCTAAGTTGAGTTGATGAATCAATGGAATGTTACCGGGGGTTTTCTTGGTTCCAGAAGTGATCTTAGAAACCTACTAATTTAACTGATTATCAACAGAGGACCATCATCCAATATCGTTCTCTTTCTTACCCAAGCAACATAGGAGGGAGCCTTCTTAACCAAATAACAGAATACTCAGCTGAGAAAACAAGCTCGCCAAACGTCTTATTCGAGAGGGCAATTTATGAGCTGGTGCTTTGTTTAGGTTGAAATTCTAAGAGCCATACTGCATATAGTTTAGTGATATTATCCAATTTATTATTCTTGTGCACTCATTATGAATGGTTTAAACCTTGTACTATTTCATGGAATCACCTGATTTGAACCATCACAATCAGAAGCTTCTATATGCAATGTCATTCATCATTATTATCTCCACTCTATTCTCACTTAAAGTAACTGTGTGCTGGGAACTTGGAAGCCAAGAGTTTAGCATGCCAAGTTAGCAAGCATTTGTAAATCATgtgtacaaattaaaaattgaaccCCTGTTACCGAACCCCTGTTACCTGACAGATGTAAGATATTGACTACATATGATGGTTGTACCACAGAAATTTCCATTACTTGATGTTTTTGATTAGTTGGGCATAAAGGGATATCATGACTGCGTAGAAGTTGTCATCAGCCTTTCTTCCCTCTGATTTTTCTCTATTACTGTAATATTGATTGGAACCTACACAATTTatctctcaatttaattaaCCTTCTTTATTTTTCAGGTCCACGGAGACATCAAAATTCTAATGATTATCAGGTATGTAGCTTTTTATAAGTTTAGagtccaaaaagaaaaagaaaaaaagagaaccTAAATGCTGTAAACATATGAATAGCCTAGGCAGCACTTCTGTCTTGCATCAAGTCATAATCTAACACATGCACAAAATGCGGGGGGTAGAGATCTGATTTCTTGCttcaagtctctctctctccaacatATGCACACTTCATTTAAACATGCACCAGAGCGAGAGAGAGGCACAGCCTAGGCCGCCCTTCCAGGCTTCCTTTAATCAATTTCCATGCTAAAATGTGTTTGTCATAGCTGTTGGACCCTGGAGTTTCTTTCCAGATCATTGCTGTATGAATGAACTTATTTCTAGCATGGATGTCTGTTTCACTTGAGAAACTCAATGatagtttaataaattgattaactgaaacaatttttctttgaaat from Corylus avellana chromosome ca10, CavTom2PMs-1.0 includes:
- the LOC132164722 gene encoding E3 ubiquitin-protein ligase BIG BROTHER-like, with amino-acid sequence MSWNPHMEVHYVNTSYPYNTAGSFMEYFEGLTYEHVNFIFSGASHGQESVYPPMNTNFYKFGFSEPGSTSYYDHSHAYVVNDHEPRIDEYRRPFENSSTMINEQTAALHTEWEGNASTTTHDNHIECPRRHQNSNDYQVIWQDNVDPDNMTYEELLELGEAVGTQSRGLSQDLISLLPTSKYKCGFFSRKKSRDERCVICQMEYKRGDRRITLPCKHVYHASCGTRWLSINKACPICYTEVFADALKTKE